From the genome of Leguminivora glycinivorella isolate SPB_JAAS2020 chromosome Z, LegGlyc_1.1, whole genome shotgun sequence, one region includes:
- the LOC125240440 gene encoding uncharacterized protein LOC125240440, with protein MKAPPGFTTYQFALPDRPTRAAICIGNNFISTLGVTQFSNPNLCIVQLTEQSGKKMYLTSIYVEPINDANDTLKGLEAFLRETADSTHIIAGDFNGWHSLWNCPKNNARGNVVSDMVIINDLTVCNTGSNPTFEVITASGPRVSIIDLTLLKSQPPHGHRAIKVLDWKVDTNICPSSDHHAITFTVSTAPHKSALFKNKAKLSTFRYDTSRVNWEEMADEFKTKLSPVIPSVEHIMSCTEDQLDAEITHVTEGIIKICDELLPRSKGPPTRPPVICLLGK; from the coding sequence ATGAAAGCACCACCTGGATTCACCACATATCAATTCGCACTCCCTGATCGTCCGACCCGAGCGGCTATATGCATTGGGAACAATTTTATCTCCACCCTAGGGGTCACACAATTCTCAAATCCTAACCTGTGCATAGTGCAATTGACGGAGCAATCGGGGAAGAAAATGTACCTAACCTCTATATACGTCGAGCCGATAAACGACGCAAATGATACCTTAAAGGGATTAGAAGCATTCCTGAGGGAAACAGCTGATTCTACACACATTATCGCGGGAGACTTTAACGGGTGGCATAGTCTTTGGAACTGCCCCAAAAATAACGCTAGAGGGAACGTAGTCTCAGACATGGTCATAATCAATGATTTGACTGTCTGCAACACTGGCTCCAACCCTACGTTTGAAGTCATCACTGCAAGCGGACCGCGTGTATCAATAATAGACCTCACCTTGCTAAAGAGCCAACCGCCTCACGGACACCGTGCAATTAAAGTTCTTGACTGGAAAGTTGATACTAACATCTGCCCGTCCTCTGACCATCACGCCATAACTTTCACTGTATCTACAGCACCTCATAAGTCTGCTCTGTTTAAAAATAAAGCTAAACTATCGACATTCCGCTACGATACATCCAGGGTCAATTGGGAGGAAATGGCTGATGAGTTCAAAACTAAACTAAGCCCTGTAATCCCCTCGGTGGAGCACATAATGTCATGCACAGAAGACCAGTTAGATGCTGAAATTACCCACGTGACCGAgggaataataaaaatttgCGACGAATTGCTCCCACGATCGAAAGGTCCCCCTACCCGACCACccgtaatatgcctacttggaaaataa